One Terriglobia bacterium DNA segment encodes these proteins:
- the metG gene encoding methionine--tRNA ligase: protein MAEKILVTAALPYANGPLHVGHLAGAYMPADVYVRYQRLKGSDVIFICGSDEHGVPITIRADHEQVAPQAIVDRYHFMMKESFRRLGIQFDNYSRTSLPLHYRISQGIFLKLNEKGYVKEQEVRQYYCATCQRFLPDRYIEGECPHCHHVNARGDQCENCGRWLEPEQLIAPKCKVCGSPPEMRTTKHWYFRLSLFQERLQQWQAAKPHWKSNVREFCTGWFSEGLTDRPITRDIDWGIPVPLPDAEGKVLYVWFDAPIGYISSTVEWSQNQGRPDRWRDYWCDPQTRLIHFIGKDNIVFHAIVWPAVLMAHGEFILPDNIPANEFLNIEGEKLSTSRNWAVWVDDYLELFPPDPLRYYLAANAPENKDSDFAWKDFQARNNGELADILGNLVNRSLTFIEKHFEAKVPHAPELASADQEVLAAIGASAVNIGALLDDFQVRRAVGELMNLARIGNKYFNDSAPWTTLKQDRARCAATLNTTIQLELALAVLMDPFMPFSAGKLWQMLNAPGLHHDQRWQDLPTLRLPSGHPLGVREILFRKIEDEVIEAQVAKLHQKQ, encoded by the coding sequence TTGGCTGAGAAGATTCTCGTGACGGCAGCACTGCCCTATGCCAATGGACCGCTCCACGTGGGGCATCTCGCAGGAGCGTACATGCCGGCCGACGTCTACGTCCGGTATCAGCGGCTCAAAGGAAGTGACGTCATTTTCATCTGCGGCTCCGACGAACACGGCGTACCCATCACGATTCGCGCCGACCACGAGCAGGTCGCGCCACAGGCAATTGTGGACCGCTATCACTTCATGATGAAGGAGAGCTTCCGCCGTCTCGGGATCCAGTTCGACAACTACTCTCGTACCTCCCTTCCCCTGCATTACAGGATTTCGCAGGGTATCTTCCTTAAGCTCAACGAGAAGGGCTACGTCAAGGAGCAGGAGGTTCGCCAGTACTACTGCGCGACCTGCCAACGCTTTCTGCCCGACCGCTACATCGAGGGTGAGTGTCCGCACTGCCATCACGTCAACGCACGCGGCGACCAGTGCGAGAACTGCGGCCGCTGGCTGGAGCCGGAGCAACTCATCGCACCCAAATGCAAGGTGTGCGGCTCGCCGCCAGAGATGCGCACAACCAAGCACTGGTATTTCAGGCTCTCCCTGTTCCAGGAGCGCCTCCAACAATGGCAGGCAGCCAAGCCTCACTGGAAGAGCAACGTGCGCGAGTTCTGCACCGGCTGGTTCAGCGAAGGGCTCACCGACCGCCCCATTACCCGCGACATCGACTGGGGCATTCCCGTGCCTCTGCCGGACGCCGAAGGTAAGGTGCTCTATGTCTGGTTTGACGCCCCCATCGGTTACATCTCATCGACGGTGGAGTGGTCGCAAAATCAGGGCAGGCCGGACCGCTGGCGGGACTACTGGTGCGATCCTCAGACGCGCCTGATCCATTTCATCGGCAAAGACAACATCGTGTTTCATGCGATTGTATGGCCGGCAGTGCTGATGGCCCACGGCGAGTTCATACTCCCGGACAACATCCCGGCCAATGAATTCCTCAATATTGAGGGGGAGAAGCTTTCCACCAGCCGGAACTGGGCCGTCTGGGTCGACGATTACCTGGAGCTTTTTCCGCCGGATCCGCTGCGCTACTACCTTGCCGCCAATGCTCCGGAGAACAAAGACTCGGATTTCGCCTGGAAGGACTTCCAGGCCCGCAATAACGGCGAGTTGGCCGACATCCTCGGCAACCTTGTGAATCGCAGCCTCACCTTCATCGAGAAACACTTCGAAGCCAAGGTTCCCCATGCCCCGGAGCTTGCGAGTGCCGATCAGGAAGTCCTGGCGGCAATTGGCGCGTCTGCCGTGAATATCGGCGCTCTGCTTGACGATTTTCAGGTGCGCCGCGCGGTCGGCGAATTGATGAACCTGGCACGCATCGGCAACAAATACTTCAATGATTCCGCTCCCTGGACCACTTTGAAGCAGGACCGCGCTCGCTGTGCCGCCACGCTCAACACAACGATCCAACTCGAACTCGCCCTTGCCGTGCTCATGGATCCGTTCATGCCGTTTTCGGCCGGAAAACTATGGCAGATGCTGAACGCGCCCGGATTGCACCACGACCAGCG
- a CDS encoding VWA domain-containing protein, which translates to MKIASIVLIIGLCLPALIFSGSLQKASPPAAVALQNPPAQKVPDQDKPQGQKAISVSVDLVNLQALVTDKKGNIITGLRPENFTVYEDNVKQEITHFAPVEASITAVLLVDFSKWVEYFITDVWNSIYTFADSLRKGDWVAVIGYDIRPTILTDFTQNRNQLMEALSRFNTPAFRESNLSDAVIFTLDRVEEIEGKVAVVMVSTGLDTFSQHTWDDALKKCKAANASIYAISVGQSVRLRYNLDDIGWLMADNRLRSIADLTGGDSYFPRFEGELPSIFKNISNSLRNQYSLAYTTSNPKRDGKFRKIRVEVKADINHDGKPVALKVQTRQGYLAREK; encoded by the coding sequence ATGAAGATTGCGAGTATCGTTCTGATCATCGGCCTCTGCCTTCCGGCCCTGATTTTTTCGGGTTCGCTGCAGAAAGCATCACCGCCCGCAGCCGTAGCCCTTCAGAACCCGCCGGCTCAAAAGGTGCCCGATCAGGATAAGCCCCAAGGTCAGAAGGCGATTTCGGTCTCGGTCGACCTGGTGAACTTGCAGGCGCTGGTGACGGACAAAAAGGGCAACATCATCACCGGGCTCAGACCCGAGAACTTCACTGTCTATGAAGACAACGTCAAGCAGGAAATCACCCACTTTGCGCCTGTGGAGGCCAGTATCACGGCAGTCCTGCTTGTGGATTTCAGCAAATGGGTCGAATATTTCATTACAGATGTCTGGAATTCCATTTACACCTTCGCCGATAGTCTCCGCAAAGGTGACTGGGTTGCCGTTATCGGTTACGACATCCGTCCGACCATCCTCACCGACTTCACTCAGAACCGGAATCAACTGATGGAAGCGCTCAGTCGCTTCAACACGCCGGCCTTCCGTGAGAGCAACCTCTCGGATGCGGTCATTTTCACACTCGACCGTGTCGAGGAAATCGAGGGCAAGGTGGCGGTAGTCATGGTCAGCACCGGGCTCGATACCTTCAGCCAGCACACGTGGGACGACGCTCTGAAAAAGTGCAAGGCCGCCAACGCTTCCATTTACGCCATCAGCGTGGGACAGAGTGTCCGGCTTCGATATAATCTGGATGATATCGGCTGGCTCATGGCGGACAACCGGCTGCGTTCCATCGCCGACCTGACCGGAGGAGACTCCTATTTCCCGCGCTTTGAAGGCGAATTGCCGTCCATCTTCAAGAACATCTCCAACAGTCTCAGGAACCAGTACAGCCTTGCATACACGACGAGCAATCCGAAGCGGGACGGGAAGTTTCGCAAGATTCGTGTCGAGGTCAAGGCGGACATCAATCATGACGGCAAACCCGTCGCCCTGAAGGTCCAGACCAGGCAGGGTTACCTGGCCCGGGAGAAATAG
- a CDS encoding GNAT family N-acetyltransferase — protein sequence MLIRDCRPEEIQRLHEIDSACFPDYMAYSRAELLFYLGHPAAISKAAELDGKVLGFAIGHIESGARAHVITLDVVPEARRHRVGTRLMEALHEQFRRRRAAQVVLEVDTGNEAAQRFYARLGYERRELLRGYYKARSDAYRMVLFLP from the coding sequence ATGCTGATTCGTGACTGCCGGCCGGAAGAGATTCAACGGCTGCACGAGATCGACAGTGCCTGCTTTCCGGATTACATGGCCTATTCGCGCGCGGAACTTCTATTCTATCTCGGACATCCCGCTGCCATCAGCAAAGCGGCCGAGCTCGACGGCAAGGTCCTGGGTTTCGCCATAGGCCACATCGAATCGGGCGCGCGCGCCCATGTCATCACGCTGGATGTGGTTCCGGAGGCGCGCCGGCACAGGGTGGGAACCCGGCTCATGGAAGCGCTCCATGAACAGTTTCGCAGGCGCCGCGCGGCCCAAGTCGTCCTCGAGGTCGATACCGGCAATGAAGCGGCGCAACGGTTCTATGCGCGCCTGGGTTATGAACGCCGGGAACTATTGCGCGGCTATTATAAGGCACGCAGCGATGCCTATCGCATGGTGCTGTTCTTGCCATGA